A stretch of Carnobacteriaceae bacterium zg-C25 DNA encodes these proteins:
- the srtB gene encoding class B sortase, which yields MEKAAIFARAGNRVIQKCFLILSLLMFLFGSYCLWDNMRISQGAFVSKELLAYKPHQNNSSLSLSDLQKINSDVVGWLTIDDTHIDYPLVIGKTTLEYVNKDIYGNFSLSGAIFLDSQNSRDFLDPYTVIYGHHMSNRAMFGDLENFLEKDFFEQHQTGTLSAFEKEFNVSIFAAMKTIASDEIVYNVTHRDAMRVLEHVKNNAVHYREIGVQPTDQLICLSTCSDTTTNGRILLFGRISLK from the coding sequence ATGGAAAAAGCGGCTATATTCGCACGAGCGGGAAATAGAGTGATTCAAAAGTGTTTCTTGATATTATCACTACTCATGTTTCTTTTTGGTAGTTATTGCCTTTGGGATAATATGAGAATTAGCCAAGGCGCCTTTGTATCGAAAGAGTTACTGGCGTACAAACCACATCAGAATAATAGTTCGCTATCCTTATCGGATTTACAAAAAATAAATTCTGATGTGGTGGGTTGGTTGACCATTGATGATACACATATTGACTACCCTTTGGTTATTGGAAAAACCACATTAGAGTATGTCAACAAAGATATTTATGGCAATTTCTCTTTGTCGGGTGCTATCTTTTTAGATTCTCAAAATAGCCGAGATTTTCTGGATCCTTATACGGTTATTTACGGGCATCATATGAGCAATAGAGCGATGTTTGGTGATTTAGAAAATTTTTTAGAAAAAGACTTTTTTGAACAACATCAAACGGGAACGTTGTCAGCATTTGAAAAAGAATTTAATGTGAGTATATTTGCTGCAATGAAAACGATAGCTTCTGATGAAATTGTTTATAATGTAACGCATCGAGACGCTATGAGAGTTTTGGAGCATGTAAAAAATAACGCCGTGCACTATCGAGAAATTGGTGTTCAGCCAACGGATCAGTTGATTTGTTTATCAACGTGTTCGGATACTACAACAAATGGACGTATTTTGTTATTTGGGCGAATCAGCTTGAAATAA